A window of the Cystobacter fuscus genome harbors these coding sequences:
- the uvrA gene encoding excinuclease ABC subunit UvrA has product MHKTHLVGARTHNLQSLSVDLAEGELVCLTGVSGSGKSSLALDTLYAEGQRRFVESFSPYARQFLERLERPPMDTLEPVAAGVAVDRRAPVKSSRSTVATLADVEAYLSALFTREAMPVCSECGVEAVRTDARVAAQAALAAEPDAPAVLTFPVRIADTADFIDARARLLKDGFHRLMVRGEVKELESLKPGEAADSAGVAYVIVDRVKLAAGQLGRVTAALESAWAQSNGEAVAFTPAGPRRIRRGLVCPKCAREFEPARPGLFSYQSPTGACPTCRGFGRTIGIDWDKVIPNPTLSLAKGAIRPWSGKTSEWERKMLGAYARQHRIPMDVPWGQLTAEQREQVLQGEGDYDGGRVYPGVRAWFRWMESRTYKMHVRVLLSRYRAYTLCESCKGARLNEAALAWRVGGLDLAAWHGLELADARTRLESLRTQTGQGELVRRELAGRLGYLARVGLGYLTLDRPARTLSGGEAQRVSLTAALGTSLTGALFVLDEPTVGLHPADVGPLTGAMAELATRGNIALVIEHDPLVIRSAHRVLELGPGAGKHGGRLCFDGSPQELARREDLPTGRLLSGTEDVKREPRTRTGELRVRNARAHNLQGVSVSVPLGVLCAITGPSGSGKSTLMDEVLYRHLARALGEKDAEVPGEADGVDGLEAIERITFVDQSPLGRTSRGNAATYTKAWDRLRDRFASEPEAEVRGLTPAHFSFNVDKGRCEACAGEGYETVEMQFLADVSLLCPVCRGRRFKEEVLAIRHQGWSVADVLEATVDEVLQRFEGDKVLARTLGPVSRLGLGYLKLGQPLSTLSGGEAQRLKLARALSSEAKGSLFLIDEPSAGLHDADVRQVLAALHELVDEGASVLVVDHDLVVMRGADWIIDLGPGGGRHGGLLVAEGTPEQVARGQGLTAAALRGELGAAATPVKRGREAAKAPAAIEVEHAREHNLQDVSCRIPLGKMTVVTGPSGSGKSSLVFDVVFAEGQRRFMETLTPYARQFLPSMPRPDVERIGGIPPSVALEQRTSRAGSTSTVATVTEVAHYLRLLFAKLGLPHCPNDGEPIAATTAEALYAQVLAMKGEGTVLAPAVRARKGTYLDVFTAAARAGIEKAFADGKEVSTDQPPQLVKSREHDIDLVMYQGRLAKLPREVFDKALTWGKGALKVRTAGARETLLSSERTCPVCGFSVPEMDPRWFSFNTKQGRCEACEGTGVQGGPEAQAEGKTEPCRTCEGSRLEPVPRAVRLEGSRYHEVVQQSVTAALGQVREWKFRGDQALLGEPSRQELLRRLDFLERVGLGYLSLDRNAATLSGGEMQRLRLSAQLGAGLTGAMYVLDEPTIGLHPRDTHRLLSNLRSLVHTGSTVLVVEHDTDTIRAADHLIELGPTGGRGGGRILAEGPPDQVLQNEEAPTARALREPAVLAAVPRGEPERWIELKGATAHNLKGVDLRIPVGRLTVVSGVSGSGKSTLVRQVLYPALREKLGLVTARPGAFKSLTGVEAIRRVMAVDQSPIGRTPRSVPATFLGLWDELRRAFAATPEAKVRGFGPTRFSFNSTSGGRCTACEGQGAISHEMSFLPDVVTPCEVCGGARFDAATLEVRYHGLTIGDALRLSADEAKDVFHALPKVAAPLTCLSDLGVGYLQLGQGSNTLSGGEAQRLKLAAELTASSRHEPTLYVLDEPTTGLHLGDVSKLIAFLHRLVDRGDTLVVIEHHPSVIASADYVVELGPEGGEAGGTRVAEGTPREVSRLKTATGRVLRSVFSADEPSRKAARGR; this is encoded by the coding sequence ATGCACAAGACACACCTCGTTGGCGCCCGCACCCACAACCTTCAATCTCTCTCCGTGGATCTCGCGGAAGGCGAGCTGGTGTGTCTCACGGGAGTCTCGGGTTCCGGGAAATCCAGCCTGGCGCTCGACACCCTGTACGCCGAGGGACAGCGCCGCTTCGTCGAGAGCTTCAGCCCCTACGCCCGCCAGTTCCTCGAGCGGCTGGAGCGGCCCCCGATGGACACCCTGGAGCCGGTGGCCGCGGGAGTGGCGGTGGACCGACGCGCGCCGGTGAAGAGCTCGCGCTCCACCGTGGCCACGCTCGCCGACGTGGAGGCCTACCTGTCGGCGCTCTTCACCCGCGAGGCGATGCCGGTGTGCTCCGAGTGTGGGGTGGAGGCGGTGCGCACCGACGCGCGCGTGGCCGCCCAGGCCGCCCTCGCCGCCGAGCCCGACGCCCCGGCGGTGCTGACCTTCCCGGTGCGCATCGCGGACACCGCGGACTTCATCGACGCGCGGGCCCGGCTGCTCAAGGACGGCTTCCACCGGCTGATGGTGCGCGGCGAGGTGAAGGAGCTGGAGTCGCTCAAGCCGGGCGAGGCCGCGGATTCGGCGGGTGTGGCGTACGTGATAGTGGACCGGGTGAAGCTCGCGGCGGGGCAGCTCGGGCGGGTGACGGCGGCGCTGGAGTCCGCGTGGGCCCAGTCCAATGGCGAGGCGGTGGCCTTCACTCCGGCGGGGCCGCGGCGCATCCGCCGGGGACTCGTGTGCCCCAAGTGCGCGCGCGAGTTCGAGCCGGCCCGGCCCGGCCTCTTCAGCTACCAGTCGCCCACGGGCGCGTGCCCCACGTGCCGGGGCTTCGGCCGGACCATCGGCATCGACTGGGACAAGGTCATCCCCAACCCGACCCTGAGCCTCGCCAAGGGCGCCATCCGCCCCTGGTCGGGCAAGACGTCCGAGTGGGAGCGCAAGATGCTGGGGGCCTACGCGCGCCAGCACCGCATCCCCATGGACGTGCCCTGGGGACAGCTCACCGCCGAGCAGCGCGAGCAGGTGTTGCAGGGCGAGGGCGACTACGACGGCGGGCGCGTGTACCCGGGCGTGCGCGCGTGGTTCCGCTGGATGGAGAGCCGCACGTACAAGATGCACGTGCGGGTGCTGCTCTCGCGCTACCGCGCCTATACGCTGTGCGAGAGCTGCAAGGGCGCGCGCCTCAACGAGGCCGCCCTGGCATGGCGCGTGGGCGGGTTGGATCTGGCGGCGTGGCATGGGCTGGAGCTGGCCGACGCGCGCACGCGCCTGGAGTCGCTGCGCACCCAGACGGGTCAGGGCGAGCTGGTGCGTCGCGAGCTGGCGGGCCGCCTGGGTTACCTCGCGCGGGTGGGGTTGGGTTACCTGACCTTGGATAGACCCGCGCGCACGCTGTCCGGAGGCGAGGCGCAGCGCGTGTCCCTCACGGCGGCGCTGGGTACCTCGCTCACCGGCGCGCTCTTCGTGCTGGACGAGCCCACGGTGGGTCTGCACCCGGCGGACGTGGGGCCGCTCACGGGCGCCATGGCCGAGCTGGCCACCCGGGGCAACATCGCCCTGGTCATCGAGCATGATCCGCTCGTCATCCGCTCCGCGCACCGGGTGCTGGAGCTGGGACCGGGGGCGGGCAAGCACGGGGGTCGGTTGTGCTTCGATGGCTCCCCCCAGGAGCTGGCGCGGCGCGAGGACCTGCCCACGGGCCGGCTGCTGTCGGGCACCGAGGACGTGAAGCGCGAGCCGCGCACTCGTACCGGCGAGCTGCGGGTGCGCAACGCCCGGGCCCACAACCTCCAGGGTGTCTCCGTGAGCGTGCCGCTCGGCGTGCTGTGCGCCATCACCGGCCCCAGCGGCTCGGGCAAGAGCACGCTGATGGACGAGGTGCTCTACCGGCACCTGGCGCGCGCCCTGGGCGAGAAGGACGCCGAGGTGCCCGGCGAGGCGGACGGCGTGGACGGGCTGGAGGCCATCGAGCGCATCACCTTCGTGGACCAGTCGCCGCTCGGACGCACCTCGCGCGGCAACGCCGCCACGTACACCAAGGCGTGGGACCGGTTGCGCGACCGCTTCGCCTCGGAGCCCGAGGCCGAGGTCCGGGGCCTCACCCCGGCGCACTTCTCCTTCAACGTGGACAAGGGCCGCTGCGAGGCGTGCGCGGGCGAGGGCTACGAGACGGTGGAGATGCAGTTCCTCGCGGACGTGTCGCTCCTGTGCCCGGTGTGCCGGGGCCGCCGCTTCAAGGAGGAGGTGCTGGCCATCCGCCACCAGGGCTGGTCCGTGGCGGACGTGCTGGAGGCGACCGTGGACGAGGTGCTCCAGCGCTTCGAGGGCGACAAGGTGCTCGCGCGCACGCTCGGGCCCGTGTCCCGGCTGGGGCTCGGGTACCTGAAGCTCGGCCAGCCCCTGTCCACCCTGTCCGGCGGCGAGGCGCAGCGCCTGAAGCTCGCGCGTGCTCTCTCCAGCGAGGCCAAGGGCTCGCTCTTCCTCATCGACGAGCCGAGCGCGGGCCTGCACGACGCCGACGTGCGCCAGGTGCTCGCCGCGCTGCACGAGCTGGTGGACGAGGGCGCGAGCGTCCTCGTGGTGGACCATGATCTCGTGGTCATGCGGGGCGCGGATTGGATCATCGACCTCGGGCCGGGCGGAGGCCGTCATGGCGGGCTGCTGGTGGCCGAGGGCACGCCGGAGCAGGTGGCCCGGGGCCAGGGCCTCACCGCGGCGGCGCTGCGCGGGGAGCTGGGCGCGGCGGCGACGCCGGTCAAGCGGGGCAGGGAAGCGGCCAAGGCGCCCGCGGCCATCGAGGTGGAGCACGCGCGCGAGCACAACCTCCAGGACGTGTCCTGCCGCATTCCGTTGGGGAAGATGACGGTGGTGACGGGGCCGAGCGGCTCGGGCAAGAGCTCGCTCGTGTTCGACGTGGTGTTCGCCGAGGGGCAGCGGCGCTTCATGGAGACGCTCACGCCCTACGCGCGCCAGTTCCTGCCCAGCATGCCGCGCCCGGACGTGGAGCGCATCGGCGGTATTCCTCCCTCCGTGGCGCTCGAGCAGCGCACCTCGCGCGCGGGCTCCACGAGCACCGTGGCCACCGTCACCGAGGTGGCGCACTACCTGCGTCTGCTGTTCGCCAAGCTGGGCCTGCCGCACTGCCCGAACGACGGCGAGCCCATCGCCGCCACCACCGCCGAGGCGCTCTACGCGCAGGTGCTCGCCATGAAGGGGGAGGGCACGGTGCTGGCCCCCGCCGTGCGGGCGCGCAAGGGCACCTACCTGGACGTCTTCACCGCCGCGGCCCGCGCGGGCATCGAGAAGGCCTTCGCGGATGGGAAGGAAGTCTCCACAGATCAGCCGCCCCAGCTCGTCAAGTCGCGCGAGCACGACATCGATCTGGTGATGTACCAGGGGCGCCTGGCGAAGCTGCCGCGCGAGGTGTTCGACAAGGCACTCACCTGGGGCAAGGGGGCGCTGAAGGTGCGCACCGCCGGGGCGCGCGAGACGCTGCTGTCCAGCGAGCGCACCTGCCCCGTGTGTGGCTTCTCCGTGCCGGAGATGGATCCTCGCTGGTTCTCCTTCAACACGAAGCAGGGCCGGTGCGAGGCGTGCGAGGGCACGGGCGTGCAGGGGGGCCCGGAGGCGCAGGCCGAGGGCAAGACGGAGCCGTGCCGCACGTGTGAGGGCTCGCGGCTGGAGCCGGTGCCGCGCGCCGTGCGGCTGGAGGGGTCGCGCTACCACGAGGTGGTGCAGCAGTCCGTCACCGCCGCGCTGGGGCAGGTGCGGGAGTGGAAGTTCCGCGGGGATCAGGCGCTGTTGGGCGAGCCCTCGCGCCAGGAGCTGTTGCGGCGCCTGGACTTCCTGGAGCGCGTGGGCCTGGGCTACCTGTCGTTGGATCGCAACGCGGCCACGCTCTCGGGCGGGGAGATGCAGCGGCTGCGGCTGTCGGCGCAGTTGGGCGCGGGCCTCACCGGGGCGATGTACGTGCTGGACGAGCCGACCATCGGCCTGCACCCGCGCGACACGCACCGGTTGTTGAGCAACCTGCGCTCGCTCGTGCACACCGGCTCCACGGTGCTGGTGGTGGAGCACGACACGGACACCATCCGCGCGGCGGATCACCTCATCGAACTGGGGCCCACGGGAGGCCGGGGCGGTGGACGCATCCTCGCGGAGGGCCCGCCCGATCAGGTGTTGCAGAACGAGGAGGCCCCCACGGCCCGGGCGCTGCGCGAGCCCGCGGTGCTGGCGGCGGTGCCTCGGGGCGAGCCGGAGCGGTGGATCGAGCTCAAGGGCGCGACGGCCCACAACCTCAAGGGCGTGGACCTGCGCATTCCGGTGGGACGGCTCACCGTGGTGTCGGGTGTGTCGGGCTCGGGCAAGAGCACGCTGGTGCGTCAGGTGTTGTACCCGGCGCTGCGCGAGAAGCTCGGGCTGGTGACGGCGCGTCCGGGGGCCTTCAAGTCCCTGACGGGGGTGGAGGCCATCCGCCGGGTGATGGCGGTGGACCAGTCGCCCATCGGGCGCACGCCGCGCTCGGTGCCGGCCACCTTCCTGGGGCTGTGGGACGAGCTGCGCCGGGCCTTCGCCGCCACGCCGGAGGCGAAGGTGCGCGGCTTCGGTCCCACGCGCTTCTCGTTCAACTCGACGTCGGGAGGGCGGTGCACGGCGTGCGAGGGGCAGGGGGCCATCTCCCACGAGATGTCCTTCCTTCCGGACGTCGTCACCCCGTGCGAGGTGTGCGGGGGCGCGCGTTTCGACGCGGCGACGCTGGAGGTGCGCTACCACGGGTTGACCATTGGAGACGCGCTGCGCCTGTCCGCGGACGAGGCGAAGGACGTCTTCCATGCCCTTCCCAAGGTAGCCGCGCCGCTCACGTGCCTGTCGGACCTGGGGGTGGGCTACCTGCAACTGGGCCAGGGCTCCAACACGCTGTCGGGTGGTGAGGCGCAGCGGTTGAAGCTGGCGGCGGAGCTCACGGCGAGCTCGCGGCACGAGCCCACGCTGTATGTGCTGGACGAGCCCACCACGGGCCTGCACCTGGGGGACGTGTCGAAGCTCATCGCCTTCCTGCACCGGCTGGTGGACCGGGGGGACACGCTGGTGGTCATCGAGCACCACCCGAGCGTCATCGCGTCGGCGGACTACGTGGTGGAGCTGGGGCCGGAGGGGGGCGAGGCGGGAGGAACGCGGGTGGCGGAGGGGACGCCGCGCGAGGTGTCCCGGCTGAAGACGGCCACGGGCCGGGTGCTGCGCTCGGTGTTCTCCGCGGACGAGCCCTCGCGCAAGGCCGCGCGAGGCCGGTAG
- a CDS encoding tetratricopeptide repeat protein, giving the protein MSQGIHDMDERFELLGPLDESVGPARRISRQRSADLIQGALAAALPAAPEPTPAPPRKIPWKGVLVTSTCLGMMSAAAATGYGWWAHRSPKEEAPVVAPVRVVPPPAAPLAAEPVPEAAPSEEVAAEPPAPAVARTGPAPVAAEPEDLLRRANERRAAGQWREAETLYLRVIQSSPGTTSAYVAQVASGGLRLEHLGDAKGALRQYQQALRAKPRGMLSEEALQGVAESWRALGDTGREAQALEELLAAHPDSLLAGSARRRLDELRKVPQ; this is encoded by the coding sequence ATGAGTCAAGGGATCCACGACATGGACGAGCGCTTCGAGCTGCTCGGTCCCCTGGACGAAAGCGTTGGACCCGCCAGGCGGATTTCCCGCCAACGCTCCGCCGACCTCATCCAGGGAGCCCTGGCGGCCGCGCTCCCCGCGGCCCCCGAGCCCACGCCCGCGCCTCCGAGGAAAATCCCCTGGAAGGGCGTGCTGGTCACGAGCACGTGCCTGGGGATGATGAGCGCGGCGGCGGCCACGGGTTACGGGTGGTGGGCGCATCGCTCCCCCAAGGAGGAGGCCCCGGTGGTGGCCCCGGTGCGGGTGGTGCCCCCTCCCGCCGCTCCGCTCGCCGCCGAGCCGGTCCCCGAAGCCGCTCCTTCCGAGGAGGTGGCGGCGGAGCCCCCAGCACCCGCGGTGGCGCGCACCGGGCCCGCGCCCGTCGCCGCGGAGCCAGAGGATCTGCTGCGCCGGGCCAATGAACGCCGGGCCGCGGGACAGTGGCGCGAGGCGGAGACACTCTACCTGCGCGTCATCCAGTCCTCGCCGGGGACGACGTCGGCGTACGTGGCCCAGGTGGCCTCCGGCGGGCTGCGGCTGGAGCACCTGGGAGACGCGAAAGGCGCCCTGCGCCAGTATCAGCAGGCGCTGCGCGCGAAGCCCCGCGGCATGCTGAGCGAGGAGGCCCTGCAGGGCGTGGCCGAGTCCTGGCGGGCCCTCGGGGACACCGGGCGCGAAGCCCAGGCCCTGGAGGAACTGCTCGCCGCGCATCCGGACTCCCTGCTCGCCGGGAGCGCACGGCGCCGGCTGGACGAGCTGCGCAAGGTCCCCCAGTAG
- a CDS encoding RNA polymerase sigma factor — MRATTRGRQEALPSEESRIQAVIEGRRDAAESLLTELLPRVRNLVRYLVRGDHDVDDIAQEALIAILRGLPTWRREGSFKAWSDRVVARTTFAAMRKVRDSGTEPEAEPMELTVLSEEALPDDYVFRRDMVRLMDELSDEQRHALVLHYVLEMSVPEMTEELGIPFETVRSRLRLGRANLRALYARESGTNGGAE; from the coding sequence ATGAGGGCGACGACGCGGGGGCGCCAGGAGGCGCTCCCCTCCGAGGAAAGCCGCATCCAAGCGGTCATCGAGGGGCGGCGCGACGCGGCCGAGTCCTTGTTGACGGAATTGTTGCCCCGGGTGCGCAACCTCGTGCGCTACCTGGTGCGCGGAGATCATGACGTGGATGACATCGCCCAGGAGGCCTTGATCGCCATCCTGCGCGGCCTGCCGACCTGGCGCCGCGAGGGCTCGTTCAAGGCCTGGTCGGACCGGGTGGTCGCCCGGACCACCTTCGCCGCGATGCGGAAGGTGCGCGACTCGGGAACCGAACCGGAAGCCGAGCCCATGGAGCTCACGGTGCTCTCGGAGGAGGCGCTTCCGGACGATTACGTGTTCCGCCGGGACATGGTACGGCTGATGGATGAACTCTCCGACGAGCAGCGCCACGCCCTGGTGCTGCACTATGTCCTGGAGATGAGCGTGCCGGAGATGACCGAGGAGTTGGGCATTCCCTTCGAGACGGTGCGCAGCCGCCTGCGTCTGGGACGGGCCAATCTCCGGGCACTCTACGCACGGGAGTCGGGTACGAACGGGGGTGCGGAATGA
- a CDS encoding DUF7305 domain-containing protein, whose translation MRWTHGLVLLAVTGACSVDDPVAILPGTDRAGYCASGEPIRLVEDGATGREICGGRLASRVFSRALCACGELVVSAPSALDAFQGSQGPGSPGGAGASVGANGGVQLTSELTVSGSLQAGDPGIVLGASLLSIQGELRDAGRLQGASSTVRVGGDAWVAGDVELQELTVGGVLSHPAERRLTVSQPPPRVRREPVGPFAPPCSCDAPEDVGAYVKNHVAAHHNADIGLAVDALEDFSGDAALELPCGRFYLTRIHGAGSLLLRVTGRAALLVDGDVDVGGLDVQLDEGAELDLLVAGGVSARGPVRMGSPGFPSRLRVYVAGAFDLDAGDPWNTLPESSELAGNFYLPRAPLDLSRRAEFSGSVFAQRVAASAGLFIHYDVDVLGLGERCSD comes from the coding sequence ATGCGCTGGACCCACGGACTCGTTCTGCTCGCCGTCACGGGGGCCTGCTCCGTGGATGACCCCGTGGCGATCCTTCCCGGGACCGATCGGGCCGGGTATTGCGCCTCGGGGGAGCCGATCCGGCTGGTGGAGGATGGCGCGACGGGGCGGGAGATCTGCGGCGGGCGCCTGGCGTCCCGGGTGTTCTCGCGGGCGTTGTGCGCCTGTGGGGAGCTGGTGGTCAGTGCGCCCTCGGCCCTGGATGCCTTCCAGGGTTCCCAGGGACCTGGGAGCCCGGGGGGAGCCGGGGCGTCCGTGGGCGCCAATGGTGGAGTGCAGTTGACGTCGGAGCTGACGGTGAGTGGCTCGCTCCAGGCGGGAGACCCGGGCATCGTCCTGGGGGCCTCGCTCCTGTCCATCCAGGGAGAACTGCGCGACGCGGGCCGGCTTCAAGGGGCCTCCTCCACGGTGCGGGTGGGCGGGGATGCGTGGGTCGCGGGGGATGTCGAGCTCCAGGAGCTGACGGTGGGGGGCGTCCTGTCGCATCCCGCGGAGCGGCGTCTGACCGTGTCACAACCACCACCGCGCGTGCGGCGTGAGCCGGTGGGCCCGTTCGCGCCGCCCTGCTCCTGTGACGCCCCCGAGGACGTGGGCGCCTATGTGAAGAACCACGTGGCGGCCCATCACAACGCCGACATCGGGCTGGCGGTGGACGCGTTGGAGGACTTCTCCGGGGACGCGGCCCTGGAGCTGCCGTGCGGGCGTTTCTACCTGACGCGGATTCACGGTGCGGGCTCGCTCCTTCTCCGCGTGACGGGGCGGGCGGCGCTGCTCGTGGACGGAGACGTGGACGTGGGCGGACTCGACGTCCAGCTGGACGAGGGGGCGGAGTTGGATCTCCTCGTCGCGGGCGGAGTGTCCGCGCGCGGGCCCGTGCGGATGGGCTCGCCCGGGTTCCCCTCGCGCCTGCGGGTCTACGTGGCGGGTGCCTTCGATCTCGATGCCGGGGATCCCTGGAACACCCTGCCCGAGTCCAGCGAGCTGGCGGGCAACTTCTATCTTCCCCGTGCCCCCCTGGACCTGAGCCGGCGCGCGGAGTTCTCCGGCTCGGTATTCGCCCAGCGCGTGGCGGCCTCGGCGGGCCTGTTCATCCACTACGACGTGGACGTGCTGGGGTTGGGCGAGCGCTGCTCCGATTAG
- a CDS encoding SGNH/GDSL hydrolase family protein: protein MSALSLRYVALGDSSGVGVGARQGGYVEHLFQRLRRTRTGVGLLNLSVSGATSATVLSGQLPRALRSSPHLVTLGVGINDLWRGVTPEQFESHFDSLAKGLASTGAAVLVSNLPDMSLAPVARLAANFLPLPLIAQRIGQFNAAVERVVARHGLIGVDLHGPSRVELPGSSDYFSADGFHPSDTGYLRMAEHFWPAVQRASERIGETTRATG, encoded by the coding sequence ATGAGCGCACTCTCCCTGAGATATGTGGCCCTGGGTGATTCTTCCGGCGTGGGTGTGGGCGCGCGCCAGGGCGGCTACGTGGAGCACCTCTTCCAACGGCTGCGCCGCACCCGCACCGGTGTGGGTCTGCTCAACCTGTCCGTGAGCGGCGCCACCAGCGCCACCGTGCTGTCCGGCCAACTGCCCCGGGCCCTGCGATCTTCCCCCCATCTCGTGACGCTCGGGGTGGGCATCAATGACCTGTGGCGCGGCGTGACGCCCGAGCAGTTCGAGTCCCACTTCGACTCGCTCGCGAAAGGACTCGCGTCCACGGGCGCGGCGGTGCTCGTCTCCAACCTGCCGGACATGTCCCTGGCCCCCGTGGCCCGGCTGGCGGCGAACTTCCTTCCCCTGCCCCTCATCGCGCAGCGCATCGGCCAATTCAACGCGGCGGTGGAGCGCGTGGTGGCCCGGCATGGGCTCATCGGCGTGGACCTCCACGGCCCCAGCCGCGTGGAGCTGCCCGGCAGCTCCGACTACTTCTCCGCCGACGGCTTCCACCCGTCCGACACGGGCTATCTGCGCATGGCCGAGCACTTCTGGCCCGCCGTGCAGCGGGCCTCCGAGCGCATCGGAGAGACCACGCGCGCCACGGGGTGA
- a CDS encoding anti-sigma factor family protein, whose product MSACQDMAESLTLWAAGALEPQEETRVRAHLDTCAACLREASALRDTLGLAALPTPSPREQAVLEALPQSTVGRWRRDQVRRATHLRTTGVLMAAAAVLLLLLGPGLLPRTPSSSTPHASPEAASSTEEDVLALEQWALADPLSDALDLTDVDLEDDPEATPSWDVETDEFLSSPSLGESL is encoded by the coding sequence ATGAGCGCGTGCCAGGACATGGCTGAGTCGTTGACCCTGTGGGCCGCGGGTGCCCTGGAGCCCCAGGAAGAGACGCGAGTGCGCGCGCACCTGGACACCTGCGCCGCCTGCCTCCGCGAGGCGAGCGCGCTCCGGGACACCCTGGGCCTCGCCGCGCTCCCCACCCCCTCGCCCCGGGAGCAGGCCGTCCTGGAGGCCCTGCCCCAGAGCACGGTGGGCCGCTGGCGCCGGGACCAGGTCCGGAGGGCCACCCACCTGCGCACCACGGGCGTCCTGATGGCGGCGGCCGCCGTGCTCCTGCTCCTGCTCGGGCCCGGGCTGTTGCCCCGGACCCCCTCCTCCTCCACGCCTCACGCCTCCCCCGAGGCCGCCTCCTCCACCGAGGAGGACGTGCTCGCGTTGGAGCAATGGGCGCTGGCGGATCCGCTGTCCGACGCGCTCGACCTGACGGACGTGGACCTGGAGGACGACCCGGAGGCCACCCCCTCCTGGGACGTCGAGACCGATGAGTTCCTGTCTTCCCCCTCTCTTGGAGAGTCGCTGTGA
- a CDS encoding RNA polymerase sigma factor gives MKALETPLRLAQATTEPGDEALCRAFLAGDEAAFGTLVDRHRALVFSLMRRYASSPEDAADLAQQAFLRALEASNRVFSRWRLSGPMPFRAWLIRIALNLAKNHARQGRRWLRAVELPETEAPGESAQESLERAERERAVRAAVLTLPRRQREVLTLRVDAGLGFRDIAESLGITETNAKVNFHHAVKRLREHMAESSEEERP, from the coding sequence GTGAAGGCCCTGGAGACCCCCTTGCGGCTGGCGCAAGCCACCACCGAGCCTGGTGACGAGGCGCTCTGCCGCGCCTTCCTGGCCGGTGACGAGGCGGCCTTCGGCACCCTGGTGGATCGGCACCGGGCCCTGGTGTTCTCGCTCATGCGCCGCTACGCCTCGAGCCCCGAGGACGCGGCGGACCTGGCCCAGCAAGCCTTCCTGCGCGCCCTGGAGGCGTCGAACCGGGTCTTCTCCCGCTGGCGGCTGTCGGGGCCCATGCCCTTCCGGGCGTGGCTCATCCGCATCGCGCTCAACCTGGCGAAGAACCACGCCCGCCAGGGGCGGCGCTGGCTGCGGGCCGTGGAGCTCCCCGAAACCGAGGCCCCCGGGGAGTCCGCCCAGGAGTCCCTGGAGCGGGCCGAGCGGGAGCGGGCCGTGCGCGCGGCGGTGCTCACCCTGCCCCGCCGCCAACGCGAGGTGCTGACGCTCCGGGTGGACGCGGGACTGGGCTTCCGCGACATCGCCGAGTCGCTCGGCATCACCGAAACGAACGCGAAGGTGAATTTCCATCACGCCGTGAAGCGCCTCCGGGAGCACATGGCCGAGTCGTCCGAGGAGGAGCGCCCATGA
- a CDS encoding TIGR02265 family protein — protein sequence MATDSGVARIKGSVLISRLNLLARQPGTKRLEVLQRLPLADRKVLDGVILPIGWYPMELNLRLDAAIAAVLSPRDRTKAFVDMGRASAEENLKGPHHVFLRQGDPHFLLSHAQEIYRLYYAVGLRSYERTGPNSGALRTLGAESVTEADCLTIIGWYQRAIELSGGSDVRVDHTKCRARGNDCCEYLCAWAL from the coding sequence ATGGCAACGGATAGCGGGGTCGCGCGCATCAAGGGCAGCGTTTTGATTTCGCGCCTCAACCTGCTGGCGAGACAACCTGGAACGAAACGCCTCGAGGTCCTCCAGAGGTTGCCTCTGGCGGACCGCAAGGTCCTCGACGGCGTCATCCTGCCCATCGGCTGGTATCCCATGGAGTTGAACCTCCGGTTGGACGCGGCCATCGCCGCGGTGCTCTCGCCGAGGGATCGCACCAAGGCCTTCGTCGACATGGGCCGGGCCTCGGCGGAGGAGAACCTGAAGGGACCCCACCACGTCTTCCTCCGCCAGGGGGATCCGCACTTCCTGCTCAGCCACGCTCAGGAAATCTACCGCCTCTATTACGCGGTGGGCTTGCGCTCGTACGAGAGGACCGGCCCGAACAGCGGCGCGCTGCGCACCCTGGGCGCCGAGAGCGTCACCGAGGCGGATTGCCTCACCATCATCGGCTGGTACCAGCGGGCCATCGAGTTGAGCGGGGGCAGCGACGTGCGCGTCGATCACACGAAGTGCCGCGCCCGTGGTAACGACTGCTGCGAGTACCTCTGCGCCTGGGCGCTCTGA